CTTTTTTTAACGCTAGCTTTACTATAGATAACAAAGTACATAAAATTTGCATACATTAGCATGATGGATAATTGTGCTAAAATTATTGcatttttgtatattttgtgcCTTTAAAATATTCGACGCCccaaaaatatgataattttGTCAATAATTCATTTCAAATCAACTTATGACATATGCCAAATATAATGTCATTGGCTTCAACActaatcttgatttacatttgaAATATAAGTAACTCCACAAGCATATTTACGGGAGCTAATTATTGAGGAGATATGCTTTTCaaacaagaaaaaaaattgaGGAGATATACATTTAACTTCTACAAGAGCCTTGACcatgtttaaacatttgaactattttgTAATTGTCGTGGTATGACACTTTGTCATAACCTTCATATATTATTTACGATATGGTACAAAGTAGCGTTTGACCCTATTCTACAAGAGCCTTGACTACCTTTATATGAAGGGTAATGTGATGAGTTATGGTTGGATGGTCTAAATTGTCATGGTTTTATAAGTTTTTACTAGGAATTATACTTGGAATATGGTTACTTTGTCTATTTTATGATTGTGCAGGTTTGCAGTGAAGATATCACGAGTGGCAGAAGCTTTACGTTTGCACGAGGATAGAAACAAGACAAGAAAGAGCATGGACGTATCCATACTTCCATTCCATGGGTGTATCCCTACTCTTACTCAATATTGATTTCTGGGCGTATTCTAGCTGTAAACATAGTTTCTGAATGCAGCTAGAGTATCAGTACGCCCACCAGAGTACCAATACGCCCAACTTGTAGTTACCAACGGTTTTAGGCGGTTCTAGGACAAGTTTTAATGCCAAAAACGTGAAAAATACATCATTCAACATCTAGGGGAGCAATAGAATGAAGAGGATGCTTAGGAACTTTAGTGACAAAGTATCCTTTCATCCAATTCATGCCTTTCGCTTCCCGAATTCACACTTCATCATCAATTTCCATTTAGATCTTCCATGATTGCATCCAGGCCTAGGTTTTGAATTCTTTTGGTAATCAGTCTGAATTGTAAGTACATCTGACATGGATTTGCTATGACTTATTAAGCACTTAACATTTTATTGTGATTTCATGTGTTAATCAAATTCCATGTTGAACGATTTATTATATTGAACATGTCATTGCATTGTTTCTTCTATTTGGTCTTTATCAATTGAGAATAAGGTGTTTTGATTGATAGCGTCGGATGGTAAATTGATGATTGATAAGTACCCATCACATAACATAAATTATCCAGTCTAGAATCATTAATATAGTTGTTGTTTGATTGAAGCGTCCATTATTATCCAATGTGTGAATTTGGTAAACTAAACCATGTCTATGTAGTGATGAATGTATGATATTTAGATTGCTTATTGAATGTCCAAACCCAAGCCTTGTTGTGGCTATATTTTAAGTATTTGAACTATAATTCGTTAACTAGTCTTTAGTTTATGCAATTCACTTTGTTTAACAATCACATCATCGTGTTTTATTGGCACCAGTCAAACCAAATGTGTAATACTAACCACATGCTCCTCGTGAATATGATACCGTACATACCCTAGCTATCTAGGTTAATTAGGATTATGAATGACTTGACGACGGTCATCATAATGTATGTTCTTGTAAagtttgttaaaaaaaactatGACATTCATTATCATGGTACCGTACACAGTGGCCTTTGAACTTGTTCAATAATATATTAGTCGTGGATTCAAGtgttttcttttttaaatataataaaaatcgTGATGTACTAAATGGATGCAAGCTTGAATATCTTGTAATTGATCAAGTAGTTAAGTTACATCCATAGATTGTTATTTCTTGCAAAACAAAAATGCTTAAACATATAATATAACCAAAAATGTggttcaaacaagagcagcagatagaagtaagttccatgtgTCTGGAAGACCGGCAACACACCAATGTGTGCAATCCATCCTGAAATTATTAAACCTGCCTGGGTGTGCATCTTTTCTTAATTGAGATAGTCTTGTTATATTTAGCAATGACACTGGTTTTGTGATACCACTCAGAACTTGCTCCACCACCATCTCGGCTCTAGGTACGCCGCCAGGGTACGTTGATCCGTTCATTGGAAGTGTTTCCTTGGCGCAATTTGTCACACCAGGCTCATTCCACTCCAACCCACTAAAGAAATTCTTATTTCAGTTAATAAATTGTCAACGATTCGATGAAAAACTCACTcgaattaataaataaaaaagctTTTGCAATTGTCAATAAAATGTAGatgtaacaaaaaaaaatctgatttaaTTTTGGTTAATTTTTATCTCTAGTAATCTaatgattttttattattatttttatctcTAAAAGCTGATAGTTTTTTCCCTTCTACCACTACTTTTAAATTCTAAATTCACCTAGAAACAAAAATGTCTATATATCATTTCTGTTTAAACTACACATTCTAATTACTTATTTCTTACACATTCTAATTACTAATATTTCTTTTCTGTTTAAATTTTAGCAAAAATATGTAATTAATTTAAACTCCCATGACCTTATCATTAGTTTTGTTATTTGCAGAATTCATCGGGTTTGACGGGTACATAATAAGTTTTGAAAAGAATAATGCCCTTTAAAGTTTTTTTAGACATAAAGGGGTCAACCCACGATCTAAACTGACTTGGTTAGCTAAATATTTACACAGATATTCAACCTAAAATTGACTCGAGTCCATTTAAATGACATAAAACTATGAATTTTGTATATGATGAACTATTGACTATGGTAACTCGCACGGGAGGGTATGGCCTCTCATTTAGTGTATTATAAGATAGTTAACTAAACGGAAAAAACTTAGTTAGGTCAAAAACAAAACATTGCGGGTCACTAGAGGTTGTCGTAAATAAATATACTTACTTGTAATGAGGTGGAGAAACTCCTTGGAAAAACACCGTGGTTTTCTCGCTGTCTATTTTTGTATTTACCCAATTCGCCCAAGTGTTTAAACCCTCTTGAAAAGCAACCATTCTATCCATGTCCTTCGTAATGTTTGTGCCAATTTGGATATAGTCCCATCTGCATCAAATTGTAATGTCCATTAGTAAATTATTTCTCGTTATATACTACAAATAAGAAGATCTTAAGTGAAGGAGGAAGTCATTGTGGACTCATGGCCACTTGATGAAGGCAGTAGTTGTCAGTGAAGGCTTGTAGATACAAATTCACTAACCGATCAACGACAATCCGCCACAACTCATTCAGAGATTATAGACAAATATTATAAAATGTATTTTTTATGGTTTGAACTATCCACCAATAATCACCAATGTATAAGTTTGTAAGAGATTTACTTTTTGTCATAAAAAGTaaattttctagtagtgaaatAACTAATTCTAATACTCACGGTTGTTTTTCTCCTCGACGATACCACCAAAGCCAAGTATTAAAGATCAAAACGTCGTTCTCCTTCCATACATCTCCGTTTGAGATGGAATCTAGTTTCAATACACGACCTATTTTCTCTTCCACAATGTCAACCAAATAATGAGACAAGAAAACCGAAATCGAAACTCCATAATCCTACAAAGTGAAATAACAATTATTTCATGTTCTTTGAAAAACATCGTAAAATAAAATAGAGAATGACCAGTAACCTCAAATGTGGCAGTTGTTGTTGAGTTGACGGTTTGTTCATTGATAATAGATTGTGGCGGCAAAGAAGTACGAAGAAGACACATCATCGATTGCCATTGATTTTCGCTTATTGAATCTCCGATGAACATTATTTTCTTTCCACTCATTTTTGTTAAGAATTCTTTAGCATTGAATCTGCAATGTAATATGTTGGGTTTCTGATTATTTCTTAAGATGTACTTTTCAAAATATAATCTCAATTGTGAAGTATGAAATACCCTTAATCTGTTAACATTTAATTGTTCTTATTACATCAAAGAAACTTTATCTTCATCTATGTTTATAAGAAAGCAATATATTAAGAAGGTAATCCAATTAAACACAtttaaatataattttagatGACCATTGAAGAAGCAAAAATGTTAAAACTCTATGATACTTTTACATTTACATATTAGCATcttattaataattaatacatAACGTAATATCATTTTGAATTactttactaaaaaaattatCTAATGACTATTACACTTTTTTTCTTAATTTAACCTTATAAAAATTATTTATCATCATAGTATAAAAATTTATGATATTTTCACCTTTACATATTAACatcatttattaaataattaataatatatgtGTAATATCATTATGAATTACATTATTCAAAAATTTCATTTAATGACCATTATACCTTTTTAATTAAACCTTTTAACAAATTATTTATCTtcataatataaaaatttatgaTACTTTCACAATTACATATTAATATCACTAGGTTAGattcccgtgtattacacgggttgtataaatataattttatataataaataataaaaaatataactttaaaaaaCCCGTATATTGCAtgtgttgaataaaatataatgtcatatgttaagataaatagtcatcaagatttatcttttaaaaatgaacattgatgtattatttacttattataacattttactttgttcttttattttgcataaatgtaattgtatataataaataataaaaaagatatatctttaaaaaagcTCGTATATTAtacgtgttgaataaaatataatttcatatgTTAACACATACATTCGTCAAGATTTGTCTCCTAAAAATAAACTCTggtgtactatttacttattattattattattattattattatttaatatgatcataataaaaacaaacgtttatccttatctaaatatttattcttatctagtattttgaataaaattattattatttaatatgagatAAATAGGAAATAAGATGAGAAAACACCAGAGAGCGACACGTATCCAAAAAAGATTTTCGTTTATTAGTATATATATAGGAagatttattaaataattaatacATATGTAATATCAATATGAATTACATCATTCAAAAAGTATATTTAGTGACCATTATACTCTTTTAATTTAACCTTTTAACAAATTATTTATCTTCTTAATAATGATATGTACACTAACCATATATTAACACATACATCTAATAGATATATCAGCAAAATATAATACTTGGTTCCAAATTCATGCGCACATCAATTATTAATACGATCATTAGGCATTCTATGTATTTAACTAAAACTTTAATTTGATTTATTCAACTATTATCTTCGTTGCATTTTTGTCTAACCTTAAATATTTCTAAatatctttaatttgttatccaTCACTATTATAAAACTGGACAATTGCGATAGGATTGCGATAGGAATAGGAAATACCAATCGCAAAAATTGGAACTGATTTGCAATCGAATTCACGTTGCTCGCAAATTTAACGAGCAAACTAGATGCGGTTGCAAACTTTGCGACCTTCTATTTTTggtcaatataaataaataaaataaccaaAGACTACACGATAGGCGTTACACGTGAATACTGTAACATTCCACATGGAGCGTGTAGAAAAAGAAGAGATAGTCATACGTTTGAATTATGACTATAAAAGACAACATCTAACATTGATTCATACACGTATCTATGTCTGTCTAACCTCTATATGTATATGTTTATATCTTTATATATTGTATGGATGGACAAATTTATGTATACCTGGGCAAGTTGCAATTGGTGGGCTGCCATCTGAACTTGAGGTAGTTTAGATTAGGGCGGCCGTACTTGATGCAGTCGAATTCCCTTCGAATGTGTGGACATTTTGATGAATCATACAAGGGATACGACTCGTCGTACACCCATCTTCCTTGGTACAAATCGCACGCATCACACGCGTATGATTTCGGTCCCGATACAAGTGCAAAAAGAATAATGGTAAACCAACATATTCCTCCAATCCCACCACCCATCAGTACCAATCCCACCACACAATAAGTCACAAATAATATGTGTAGATATTATTAGTGAggatatatatatagagagagaggacCACCTCGTTTACATATTAGTTGGACTTCAGTattataaaaattatattaaTATTTGCTTCCTAACCAACAATTTAATTTCAGTGGTCAAatctttaattaattaaattgaaAGGGTTGAAATTATGGAATATTAAATTGAATAACTATGACAAACTAAATATAGCTTCTAATTATTTAGTTCTTTAACATAATGAGTCATGTCAATCTTATTAACATGGTAAGATTAATGATTGAAAAATAAGTTCTGGAAAGAAACTTTAGAAGATATAAAATACTATATATTTCAGGATACAAAAGCGGGTCAAGTTTAAATATATATGTTGGTCTAGCCAAAACTAATGTACTataaatttgacgttttttcaaCCAACTGATAACCGCTCTAATAGTATGGTGTTTGTCATCTACAAAAGTAATACTATTTTAGGTCTTACAAATAAAACAGTTTAATGATAATTAGGTGTAAAAATttgcttttgaaaaaaaaaacagaacttAGTGCAAGAGTTTAAATTCTTGAGGTTTACGTGGGTTTAATTATTAAATATAGAGAATACAAATGTTTAATTATCTACATAAATAATAAAAGTTTTCGTTCTTACAAATAAAAAGGTTTAATGGTAATTAGGTGTAAAATTttgcttttcaaaaaaaaaaaaaaaaaaaaaaaaaaaaaaaaaactaagtgcAGGGGTTAAATTCCTGAGGTTTATGTAGGTTTAAAAAATTGAATTTTAAATGTGGAGAATACATATGTTTAATTATctacataaataataaaaattttgtGAGTAAAGTATATTTACTTATTTATATAAGGTTGGGATCAAATAAGAAGTTTGTTTTGAGTGAGAAAAATAGGAAACAATAATATAGCGACACATCTATACTACAAAATAAAAGAAACCTATATGAAATACATGTCGTATTTCTATACATGCTCATAATTGTTTTCCGGCTCTTTTTATTGTCTAATTTAGTTATTATCCTTAAAGTACTCATGATCTTTTATCTAATAGCTATTATCCTTAAAGTACTCATTATCTTTTATCTAATCTAAATGTGGGGGTAACTCACTTGCTAAAGACACATAACCATTAAAGGGGAGGTTGTAGGTTTAAATATGAACAAAGGGTATTTAAATAAATGGTGTAGGAGCAagttttgttgttaaaaaaatatcTAAACTTAATTCTTATAAATGATTCTAAAAAAATGGCAATTGTCATCATCATATTTATTCTTATCTTTTTTCTAATTATTTATGAtatcttttattttcttttataactATTAAGTATatggtatttttttattttttgaaaaacaccTGGTTTTTTATTCTTTCTTCAGTTTACATGAAGTAAATAAAGACTAGGGGTGTAAATGATGCGCAACGGCTCGAGAGCTACCCGGGATCGGATCGGtaaaaagctcgaacgagtcgagctttaatgagttcgagcccgagctcgagcctgaaatatgACTCGTTTAgctatcgagcccgagctcgagctttgcATACAAAgatcgtttaggctcgcgagcctaaacgagcctaaacataattatatatatatatatatatatatatctatatataactATATAAAACATTTCACATGTACAAAATAGTAAATTAACACTAATTTTTTAAGATGGCagactaaaatatatatatagggagaagatcatgcgagaaccaccttttattgtgagaaccacgagaaccaatgtgaacacaccaaaaatgcctaaaaatagctaaaaatcacacaaaatttttttttttgaattttttaatatttttttataaaaaatcgctacttttcgaagccaaaaaaaaaattttttttttggcttctaaaagtagcgattttaacataaaaaatattaaaaaattcaaaaaaatttttttagatttttttaggttttttgggggtttagtttttagcattttagcttgtggggtggggggtgggggaggggggtttaggttttttttgggaggggggggggtgggCTTaaattttttagcatttagcttggggggggggtttaggtttttttaggtttttttttagctattttaggttgtgttcacattggttctcaaggttctcacaataagggtggttctcgcatgagcccctccctatatatatatatatatatatatatatatatatatatatatatatatatatatatatatatatatatatatatatatatatatatatatatatatatatatatattatataacatTGGTGggccgagctcgagccgagctttgacTCGTTTAAGCTATATTGAAGCGAGCTCTAGCCGAGCTTGGAACTCGTTTAAAATTGTTCTCAAATAAtctcgagccgagccgagccggaCTCGAGCTTTAGATTTTACttacgagccgagctcgagcttaaaATTTTAGGCTCGAgccgagtcgagctcgagctcgagcttcacaAAAATAtcacgagccgagctcgagtagtggaaggctcgggctcggcccggctcgtttacacccctaataAAGACTAATTAATCGACACTTATAACATGTCTCTCTATATATAAATGAAAAGATATTGGTGGTAGAAGTTCGAGATAATTCAAAATTCATAAAATTAAACGACGTAAATTAAATAAGAATCAAAATTAATATgctcgatatatatatatatatatatatatatatatatataggggaccgttaaaatgaaaaccaccccagTTGTAAAAActgagagaaccactttctagcctttagatcaagaagatggatggatgagatttaaaataactaaaattaatattaaatagattttgtcttattatatctttaatattttaattcaaaagggtaatatggtaaaaatactctattttgtctttattaatttttttattactattttgttttattatattgctttttattttttaaaaagaatttttttttatgaaaagtatTTTTAATTTCAAATTTTTTGAACAAGACAAAAACTTTTACACGCCGGTTTTTGCACACCGGGTTCTTTAAGgcgccgtttttttaaggcgCCGTTCTTTTAAGACgccgtttttctcaatcggcgtttttttaacgcaccgttttttaaaggcgccgtttttttaacgcaccATTTTTCTCAATCCGCGTTTTTTAAGACGCGTTTTTTCCACGtttttaacgcaccgtttttttcacgttttttaacgcgccgttttttcaagcgcCGTGTTTATGCTTCGTCTCCGCCCAattttttttacgccccgttttgcccaattttttttacgccccgtttagCCCCGTTTTTttcgcgccgttttttacgttccGTATTTTACGGCCCGTTTTtttattccaaaaaaaaaaattacggtTTACGGGATAATTTGTACGttgtacgttttacgttaaaaatttatacgttttacgtaaaactttttacgttttacgtaaaaccttttactttttacgttttacgttaaaacttttttacgttttacgtaaaactttttacgttttacgtttacgttttacgtaaaactttttacgcttcacgtttttacgttttacgttttacgtttttagtttacgttttacgttttaagtttacGTATAACAGATTTTtcgaaaatcgggcagagtttcctctgtttttggacaatCCCGACAACTAAGTGtcgattta
This is a stretch of genomic DNA from Helianthus annuus cultivar XRQ/B chromosome 16, HanXRQr2.0-SUNRISE, whole genome shotgun sequence. It encodes these proteins:
- the LOC110918377 gene encoding protein trichome birefringence-like 41 gives rise to the protein MGGGIGGICWFTIILFALVSGPKSYACDACDLYQGRWVYDESYPLYDSSKCPHIRREFDCIKYGRPNLNYLKFRWQPTNCNLPRFNAKEFLTKMSGKKIMFIGDSISENQWQSMMCLLRTSLPPQSIINEQTVNSTTTATFEDYGVSISVFLSHYLVDIVEEKIGRVLKLDSISNGDVWKENDVLIFNTWLWWYRRGEKQPWDYIQIGTNITKDMDRMVAFQEGLNTWANWVNTKIDSEKTTVFFQGVSPPHYNGLEWNEPGVTNCAKETLPMNGSTYPGGVPRAEMVVEQVLSGITKPVSLLNITRLSQLRKDAHPGRFNNFRMDCTHWCVAGLPDTWNLLLSAALV